A genomic stretch from Chryseobacterium sp. SNU WT5 includes:
- a CDS encoding ferritin-like domain-containing protein: MDTKKTKEPKSKGKKIAATLQDFFIDSLKDIYWAENALVKTLPKMFDQATDQKLKTAIKDHLAQTKEQVVRLEQVFESMGIKAEGKKCLAMDGIIKEGEEIMEETAEGPVRDAGIIASAQKVEHYEIATYGTLAAFAKTLNERTALDLLLKTLGEEKKSDTLLSYIADTNLNSQAVTGKLQSKDLNAV, encoded by the coding sequence ATGGACACAAAAAAAACAAAAGAGCCGAAAAGTAAAGGAAAAAAAATTGCAGCAACACTTCAAGATTTTTTCATCGACAGTCTTAAAGACATTTACTGGGCAGAAAATGCATTAGTAAAGACGCTGCCAAAAATGTTTGATCAAGCCACGGATCAAAAATTGAAAACTGCCATAAAAGACCATTTGGCTCAAACAAAAGAACAAGTCGTGAGATTAGAACAGGTTTTTGAATCAATGGGAATAAAAGCTGAAGGAAAGAAATGCCTTGCAATGGACGGTATTATTAAAGAAGGTGAAGAAATCATGGAAGAAACCGCAGAAGGCCCAGTTCGTGATGCCGGAATTATCGCCAGCGCACAAAAAGTCGAGCATTATGAGATTGCAACGTATGGAACGTTGGCAGCATTTGCAAAAACTTTAAATGAAAGAACAGCTTTAGATCTGTTATTGAAAACGTTAGGAGAGGAAAAGAAATCAGATACTTTACTTAGTTATATTGCCGACACCAATTTGAATTCTCAAGCGGTTACTGGGAAATTGCAGTCGAAAGATCTTAATGCCGTTTAA
- the cdd gene encoding cytidine deaminase has translation MDKQIKINFEAIENYSHLNDIEKTLFDKAMEIREIAYAPYSDFTVGCAILLENGDIITGSNQENAAYPSGLCAERTTIFYTGANFPEIKIKKLFVIGAPRKATTSVPIPPCGACRQSILEYEAKQKEEIEIYFASLDGEIYKTKSIRELLPFSFDASFL, from the coding sequence ATGGATAAACAAATCAAAATTAATTTCGAAGCAATCGAAAATTACAGTCATCTGAACGACATCGAGAAAACGCTTTTTGATAAGGCAATGGAGATCAGGGAAATAGCGTACGCTCCATATTCGGATTTCACGGTAGGCTGTGCGATTTTATTAGAGAATGGCGACATCATCACCGGCAGTAATCAGGAAAATGCTGCTTATCCATCAGGACTGTGTGCAGAAAGAACAACTATTTTTTATACCGGAGCTAATTTCCCAGAAATAAAAATCAAGAAACTTTTTGTTATCGGAGCTCCAAGAAAAGCGACTACTTCAGTTCCTATTCCGCCTTGTGGAGCTTGCAGACAATCAATTTTAGAGTATGAGGCGAAACAGAAGGAAGAAATAGAGATCTATTTTGCGTCACTCGATGGTGAGATTTATAAAACGAAATCAATTCGTGAACTATTGCCCTTTTCATTTGATGCTTCTTTCCTTTAA
- a CDS encoding exopolyphosphatase: MILAAIDIGSNAARLLINEVTEPKKGKPQFTKLNLLRIPLRLGMDVFTKGEIGPERAQMVIDSMTVFSNLMKIYKVKHYRACATSAMRDAKNGKDIIDQVKKNSGINIEIISGDQEATLVFENHVTDNMDKNCAYLYIDVGGGSSEITFFENGKIKYEKSFNIGTIRLMNGLVKEQLWKEMKEEIRKNINSDKPFIAIGSGGNINKIFSMSKTKDGKPMSGAYLKKYYKEMNELTVAERMTKFGLREDRADVIVPALQIFNNIMTWSDIDKIFVPKISVADGLIHTIYESLPKK, from the coding sequence ATGATTCTAGCAGCTATTGATATCGGAAGTAACGCAGCTCGGTTGTTGATTAATGAAGTAACGGAACCTAAAAAGGGGAAGCCACAATTCACCAAACTCAATCTGCTTAGAATTCCGCTTCGTTTAGGAATGGATGTTTTTACAAAAGGAGAAATTGGTCCTGAACGGGCGCAAATGGTAATTGATTCTATGACGGTCTTTAGCAATCTAATGAAGATCTATAAAGTCAAACATTATAGAGCGTGCGCTACCAGCGCGATGCGTGATGCCAAAAATGGGAAGGATATTATTGACCAAGTCAAAAAAAATTCTGGAATTAATATCGAAATCATATCGGGTGATCAGGAAGCAACTTTAGTTTTTGAGAATCATGTGACCGATAACATGGATAAAAACTGCGCATATCTTTATATTGATGTTGGCGGAGGCTCCAGCGAAATAACATTCTTTGAAAACGGAAAGATCAAATATGAGAAGTCTTTTAATATTGGGACCATCAGGTTAATGAATGGACTGGTTAAAGAGCAACTCTGGAAAGAAATGAAGGAGGAGATCCGTAAAAACATTAATAGTGATAAACCATTTATAGCTATTGGTTCAGGCGGGAATATCAACAAGATATTTTCGATGAGTAAGACCAAGGACGGCAAACCGATGTCTGGTGCTTATTTAAAAAAATATTATAAAGAAATGAACGAGTTGACGGTTGCAGAGCGAATGACTAAATTTGGTCTGCGTGAAGATCGCGCTGATGTAATTGTTCCCGCGTTGCAGATTTTTAATAACATCATGACTTGGAGTGACATTGATAAAATATTTGTCCCTAAAATTTCTGTGGCTGATGGGCTAATTCATACTATTTATGAGAGTTTACCAAAAAAGTAG
- a CDS encoding metallophosphoesterase family protein, which yields MKILLLSDSHSFIDDRILEYAKNADEIWHCGDFGNLEVIEKLEKIKPLLGVYGNIDGTEIRKIFPEVLRFKCEEVEVLMIHIGGYPGKYTPLAKKEIEEKTPKLFISGHSHILKAMYDQKNSLLHLNPGAMGKVGWHQMRTMMRFEINGDQIENLEVIELGTK from the coding sequence ATGAAAATACTGCTCCTTTCCGACTCTCATTCTTTTATCGACGATCGAATTTTAGAATATGCAAAAAACGCAGATGAGATTTGGCATTGCGGAGATTTCGGAAATCTGGAAGTCATTGAGAAATTAGAAAAAATAAAACCTTTACTCGGCGTTTACGGAAACATCGATGGTACAGAAATTAGAAAAATATTTCCAGAAGTTTTAAGATTTAAATGTGAAGAGGTAGAAGTTCTGATGATTCACATCGGCGGTTATCCCGGGAAATATACTCCGTTAGCGAAAAAAGAAATAGAGGAAAAAACGCCGAAACTTTTCATTTCTGGCCATTCTCATATATTGAAAGCGATGTATGATCAGAAAAACAGCTTACTTCACCTGAATCCTGGTGCTATGGGGAAAGTTGGCTGGCATCAAATGCGAACCATGATGCGTTTTGAAATCAATGGAGATCAAATAGAGAACCTGGAAGTAATTGAATTAGGAACGAAATAG